The Streptomyces sp. B3I8 nucleotide sequence AGCGGCACGGCGCACGCGAGCAGCATCCGGCGCTTGCCCAGCAGGTCGCCGAGGCGGCCGGATATCGGCACGCACACGCCGCCGGCCAGCAGGGTGACGGTGATGACCCAGGCGGCGTCGGCCGACGAGGCGTGCAGGATCTGCGGGAGGTCCGGCAGGAGCGGGGTGACCAGCGTCTGCATGATCGCTGCCGTGATGCCGGCCAGGGCCAGCGTGGCGATCACGCCGCCCGAACGGGCCGTGGGCTGGGGGGCGTCCATCGGGACTCCTCGACTGTGTGTTCCGGGGAAGGCGCGGGTGAGCGCGTGAAGGTGCGCGGAGCCGCGTGAAGGTGCGCGGCGGTGCTCGGACGTGCTCGGAGTGCGTACGAAAGCCCGGGAGGGCGATATGCATCGTACATGGAGTGTGCATTCGGCACGTTACGTGTGGCATGCACATGTGTATGAGACGATGAAGCGGGCCGCCCGCGTGCGACATGGCAGGCGGGAACGGCCCGGCAGGAAGCGGGAGGCAGCGGTAGGCATGGACAGTCCGGCGCACGAGGTCGAGTACGAGCAGATGCTGCTCAGCCGCCACACCTTTCTGAACAAGGGCGGCGGTCGGCGCAAGGACGGCGTGCTGGAACGGAGCGCCTACATCCTGCTCAGCCGCATCCGCGTGCAGGGACCCATGTCCATCGGCGAACTCAGCGACGCCTTCGGGCTCGACGCCTCCACCCTCAACCGGCAGACCGCCGCCGCGATGCGCGCCGGGCTGGTCGAGCGCATCCCGGACCCCGACGGTGGGATGGCCCGCAAGTTCCGTCTCACCGACAAGGGCGGCCGACTGCTCGACGAGGAGCGCGAGGGGATCGTCCGCGCGCTGGACCAGGTGATGGCCGACTGGTCGGACGAGGACATCGCCGCCTTCGCGTCCTACCTCAAGCGGTTCAACACCGGCATCGAACGGATCGGCGGACGGCCCTGGCCCCGGCCCTGAGCCGGGCCCCCTGAGCCGGGCCCCCTGAGCCGGGCCCCCTGAGCCGGGCCCCCTGAGCCGGGCCCCCTGAGCCGGGCCGTGAACCGGGTGCGCCCCGTCCCGGACGAGGCTCTCGCCCCCCGCCGTGACTGTCACGGCGCATCCGTCGCGGTCACGGCAGACGCGTCACCAGCCGGTCAGCAGCAGATGGTTCAGCAGCAGCGCCACCACGGCCTGGGCGGCGAGCCACACCCGCACCTCCCGCACCAGCGCCCCCGCCGACAGCAGCCACATCACGAACGGCAGCCAGATCCGTTCCGTCTCCGCCTTGCTCATCCCGGACAGGTCGGCGGCCAGCAGCGCCCCCAGCGCCGCCCACACCAGCACCGCCAGGCGCACCTCGGGTGACCATCGCGCCGGACGGGGCAGGGTCCGCGCGCCGGTCCGGCCCACCGCGCCGACCAGTGCGCCCCCGGTCCTGCGCAGCCCCACCAGTGTCGCCGGCCCTGCCACCAGCACCGTGCACGCGAGGTTCGCCCACACCCAGTACCCGTACGGGCGGATGCCGCCCGCCCCCTGGTAGTAGCGCTTCACGAGCAGCCGGTAGGCCTCCCACCAGTCGAAACCCAGGCAGGTGAACACCACCGGCACCACCGCGCCGCCCGCCACCAGCCACGGCAGCACCGCCCGGCGCCGCGCGCCCAGCAGCAGCACGGCGCCCGCGAGGACGACGAACAGCGTGAGCCCGTACGAGAGGTAGAGCGTCAGACCGAACAGCAGTCCCGCACCGAGGCCGAAGGCCCACGGCCGGCGGCCCGTCACGGCGAGCGCGAGGCACGCCACCGCCCACGCCGCGACCCCCGCGAAGTACCCGTCCGCCGACGCCCCCACCCACACCGCGGCCGGAGCCAGGACGACGAACGGGGCGGCGCGACGCGCCTGTTCCTCACCCGCCAGCGCCCGGACGGCGACCAGCACCGCGGCCGCCGCCGACGTTCCCACGACGACGCACCACACGCCCGCCCAGGCCCCACCGCCCAGCCCGATCCGGTCGAGCAGGACGAAGGTGAGGGTCGACCCCGGGGGATGCCCGGCCACGTGCGGGGGCCAGTGTCGGGGCGAGTCGATCAGGATGTGGTGGGTGAAGTCCCGCAGAGTGGCGGGGATGTCGGAGAACCGGTCCACGGCGGTCAGGTACTCGTAGTGGGTGGTCAGCCGCCCGGCCAGCCCGCGCCGCCAGCCGTCGACGAGGGCCAGCGAGAACGTCCACGCCAGCGCCGCGCCCCACGCGGACACCAGCAGCGCACGCCACGGCAGCCGGGCGGCGAGCGGGGGGCCGTACGCCACCACGAGCACCGCCACGAGCACCGCGGCCGGGGTCCCCGGGCCCACGTGCGGCTGCCATGTGGCGTACAGCGGCGGCCATCCGACATGCAGGGTGCCGTCCCGGCGTTCGATCGCGGTGCCGATCAGGGCGGCCGCCGTCACCAGCAGCGCGGCGGCCAGGACGACGGACAGGTCACGGGAACGGGCCCGACGGGGCTCGTGCGGGGAGCGGGGGCGACGGTCGTGCGGACGACCGCCGAGACGGTCACGGAGGAGACGGTCACGGAGGGGAGCGCGGTTCACACCGGAACGCTAGGCCGGACCGGCGCCGACGGGGTGGCATGCGGGGTACACGTCAGCGTTTCGTCATGGTTCCCAGCCCCTTCGCGCAGGTGATCCGCGCCTACGGTCGGGCACATGGCACGGACCTCCCTCCTCACGCGCTCACCCTTCGCGCCCTCTTTCTGGCGCAGCCCCGTGCGCGGCACCCGGTTCACCGCGCTGCTCGGTGTCGTCCTGCTCGGCGGTATCACCCTGCTGTTCGTGACCGGGCTGCTGTCGTACGCCGCCTACAACCCGAACCTCGCGGCGGTCAACGACAAGACCCCGGACAAGGGCATCCTCGGCTTCTACCTCTTCGACTGGCCCACCGACCCGCCCTGGCTCTACCGGCTCACCCAGGGCATCCACGTCACCCTCGGCGTCACCCTGATCCCGGTGCTGCTCGCCAAGCTCTGGTCGGTGGTGCCGAAGCTGTTCACGCTGCCACCCGCACGTTCCCTCGCCCACGCGCTGGAGCGGCTCTCCCTGCTGCTCCTGGTCGGCGGCGCGCTGTTCGAGTTCACCACGGGCGTGCTCAACATCCAGCTCGACTACGTCTTCCCCGGCTCCTTCTACCCGCTGCACTTCTACGGGGCGTGGGTCTTCTTCGCCGCGTTCCTCACGCACGCGATACTGCGCACCCCGACCGCCCTGCGCAACCTGCGCCGCATGCGCGATTCCGCCGACGGGGTCGGCAAGCCCGCTGAGTCCGCTGAGGTCGGCGGAACCGGTGAGCCGGACGAGTTGGCCGCGTCCGCCCCCGCCGACCCCACCGTGTCCCGGCGCGGCGCGCTCGGCCTGGTCGGCGGCGCGTCGCTGCTGCTGTTCGCCACCTCGGCCGGCCGCAGCTTCGACGGACCCCTGCGGCGCACCGCACTCCTCGCCCCGCACGGCGGAGCCGAGCCGGGCGGCGGTCCCGGCGGCTTCCAGATCAACAAGACGGCGGCCTACGCGGGCATCTCGACGGCGGAGACCGACGCGGAGGCCTGGCGGCTGGTCGTCACCGGACGCACCGGCACCGTCCGGCTGACCCGGGCCGCACTGCGCGACATGCCCCTGCACAGCTCCGCCCTGCCGATCGCGTGCGTGGAGGGGTGGTCGACCTCCGACCAGTGGTGGCGCGGCGTGCGGCTGCGCGACCTCGCCGCGCTCGTCGGGTACGAGGACCCGCCGGACGTGTTCGTCGAGTCGCTCCAGCGGCACGGCTCCTTCCGCCACGCGGCGCTGCGCGCCAACCAGGTGGTCGACCCGCGCTCCCTGCTCGCCCTCGACGTCAACGGTGAGGAATTGACGCCCGATCACGGCTACCCGGCGCGCGTGATCGTGTCCGCGGCACCCGGTGTGCTCAACACCAAGTGGGTGTCCCGCCTGACCTTCGGAGGTGTGAAGTGAGGACGATCGGACCGCGACCGCGACTGCTACCGCGACTGCGACGGCGTGTGCCTGCCCTCGGCAGCCCGCTTCAACTGGCGCTGCTCGTCTGTTCGTTCGCGCTCGCCGGCTATGCGGGGACGCGGCTGCTGACGGGGGACCGGTTCGGGATCGTGCTGTGGTTCGTGGGCGCCGCCCTGCTGCACGACCTGGTCCTGCTGCCGCTGTACGCGGGGCTCGACCGCGCCGCCGTACGGGCGTTCGGAGCGGTCGGCCGCCGGGAGTGGGCCGGATACGTACGCGTACCGGCCGCACTCTCCGGGCTTCTGCTGCTGGTGTGGTTCCCGCTGATCGGTGGTCGGACGGCGGACCGCTACCGGTCCGCCACCGCGCTGTCGGCCGACGGGTTCCTCGGCCGCTGGCTGCTGATCACCGCTGTCCTGTTCGGCGGCAGCGCGCTGCTGTTGCTGCTGCGGCTGCGCAGGGCGACGAAGCGGCGCCCGTCGGCCGAGAACTGACCGGCGGGCCGCCAGCCCGCGCGGGCGGCGTACCGGAGCAGCGCCGGTGCGCCGAGCCGGGCCCACGGGAACGGAGCGCCGGGCGGTTCGGCGGCGCCGCCCGCGCCGTACGGCTCCCGCACCAGGCGGACGTAGGCCCGCTCGTCGACGTCCGCCGCGGGCACCGTCTCGGTGAGCAACAGGCCCCCGGGGCGAACCAGTTCACCCATCCTGGTGAGGAGGGTGACGGGGTCGCCGCCGATGCCGACGTTGCCGTCGACGAGCAGCGCGGTGCCCCAGCGCCCCTCGTCCGGGAGCGGCTCGAACACCGAGCGGCGCAGCGCGTGTCCGCCGAGCCGGAGCGTGCGGGCCACGGCCGCCTCGCTGACGTCGATCCCGAGCGCGGTCCCGCCCCTCGCCGACAGTGCGGCCACCAGCCGACCCGGGCCGCAGCCGACGTCGAGCACCGGGCCCTCGCAGCGCCGCAGCACCTTCTCGTCGGCCGCGTCGGCCGCCGCGCACCAGCGTTCCACCTCCAGCGGCAGCAGCCACCCGTCGGAGCGGCGCAGGAAGAGGGGGCCGCGTCCGGTGCGCAGGGCCTCGGCGTACGGGTCCGCCGACCAGGAGGCCGGGGAACCCCGGTACGAAGAGGGGAGCGTACGGGCGGGGCGGGGCGTCGGGGCGACCGTCCCGGCCGGGACGGTGGCGGTGGCGGTGGGCGGGTTCGCCGGGCGTGCGGTCGTCATCGGGCGTCGCCCCGCACGGACCGGGGGGCGGCGGCGGCCCGTGCGGGGCGCCGGTCGGCCGGCGCCACCGGGTCCGGCCGATCCGGGTCCGGCCGATACCGGTCTGGCCGGTCCGTGCCCGAACCCGTCGTGAGACGCCCGAACTCGGCGGCGAAACGGCTGCCCGGAGCCGCCGCGGCGACCGCACGGGCGTCGGCGGCCGTGTCGACGTCGCGCAGCGGGGGCAGCGCACGCACCCGCAGCCCCGCGCGGAGCAGCCGGTCGCGCTGGACCGCGCCCGTGCGCGCCGTCGACATCGGCACCCCGCGCACCAGCGCCGGGTCGGGCGCGGCGAGACCCAGCGCCCAGAAACCACCGTCCTCGGCGAGCCCGAGGTACGCGTCGCAGTCGTCGAGGTCGACCGTGAGGAGCGCGGGTGTCACCTGGGGCGTGTCCATGCCGATGAGCAGGGCCGGGCCCCGGCACTGCGCGAAGGCCGCCGCCAGCCGCTCGTCCAGACCGCCCGCGCACTGCGGTACGACCTCGAAGCCGGGCGGGAGCCACGGCCCCGGCCGTCCGTCGAGGACCAGGACGCGCCGGGCGGCCGGGGCCGCCGCCACCGCGTGCAGGGTGTCGGCGAGCGCGGCCTCGGCCAGGGCGGCCGCCTGCTCGGGGGTGAACGGCGGCGTCAGCCGGGTCTTCACCCGGCCCGGCCGGGGCTCCTTGGCGATGACGAGCAACGTCGGCGGGGACGTGGGAGACGGCGGGGACGGTGTCATCGTGACGTACCTTCCTGCGCGGTGCGGCCCGCCTCCGCGGCGTGCCCGGTCTCCGGAACGTGGCCCGTCTCCGGCGTGTGGCCCGTCTCCGGGGCGGGGGCGGGCTCCGCGGCGTGGCGCGCCGGCGGTTCGGCGAGGACGCGGCGCATGTCGTGCACCGCCTGCCAGGTGCCGCGCCAGGTGCCGGTCACCTTCGAGACGCCGGTGCGCGGCAGGTACGGCACGTCGTGCTCGGCGACCCGCCAGCCGGCGTCGGCCGCGCGGACCACCATCTGCAGCGGATAGCCGCTGCGCCGGTCGGTGAGGCCGAGGCCCAGCAGCGCCTCGCGGCGGGCGGCGCGCAGCGGGCCGAGGTCGCGCAGCCGCAGCCCGGTGCGTCGGCGCAGCATCCGGGAGAGCGCCAGGTTGCCGGCCCGGGCGTGGGCGGGCCAGGCACCCGGCCCCTGCGGCCGGCGCCGGCCGAGCACCAGGTCGGCCCCGCCCGCGCGCACCTCGCGCACGAACGGGACCAGAAGCGAGGGGTCCAGCGAGGCGTCGCAGTCGCAGAAGCAGACGATGTCGGCGGTGGCCGCCACCAGCCCCGCGTGGCAGGCGGCGCCGAAACCGCGGCGCGCCTCGCGCACCACCGTGGCGCCGTGCGCGGCGGCGATCTCGGCCGAGCCGTCGGTGGAACCGTTGTCCACCACCACGGCGCGCCAGCCCGGCGGGATGCGTCGCAGCACCCACGGCAGGGCCTCGGCCTCGTTCAGACAGGGCAGGACCACGTCGACGTTCACATCGACGTTGAAGTCGACGTCCGCGGCGCCGGGCGGCGGGTCGTCCGGGGCGGGGGAGGGGGAAGAAGGGGTCGTCACGGCCCTCACCCTACGAATCCGAAAGGGATATCCCGGACATCGGCTCCTTACGAAACAGGGACGTCGCAGGCCGTCGGCGTCACCGCGGGCGACGCGGTGGGAGGCTGGTCGCATGCGACAGCCCAACGAGTCCCCGGCCCCCGAAGCGGCACCGCCGGACGCCACCGGAGCCCGGATCCTGGTCGTGGACGACGACCCCACCGTCTCGGAGGTCGTCTCCGGATACCTGGACCGCGCGGGTTACGTGGTGGACCGCGCCGAGGACGGCCCGGCCGCACTCGTCCGGGCCGCCGCGCACCGGCCCGACCTGGTCGTCCTCGACCTGATGCTGCCCGGAATGGACGGACTGGAGGTGTGCCGCCGGCTGCGGGAGCGCGGACCGGTGCCCGTCGTCATGCTGACCGCGCGCGGCGACGAGGACGACCGCATCCTCGGTCTCGAAGTGGGTGCGGACGACTACGTCACCAAGCCGTTCAGCCCGCGCGAACTGGTTCTGCGCGTGCAGTCGGTGCTGCGCCGCACGCGGCCCGGGCCGCAGACGCGCCCGCTGTCCGCGGCGGGCCTCGTCCTGGACCCCGCGGCCCGGCGTGCCACCAAGAACGGCGTCGAACTCGCCCTCACATTGCGGGAGTTCGACCTTCTGGCATTTCTGCTCGCCCACCCCCGGCAGGTCTTCGGCCGGGAGGAACTGATGCGCGAGGTGTGGGGCTGGGACTTCGGTGACCTGTCCACCGTCACGGTCCATGTCCGGCGACTGCGGGGCAAGGTGGAGGACGATCCCGCCCGCCCCCTGCTGATCCAGACGGTGTGGGGCGTGGGATACCGCTTCGAGCCCACGGGGACGACGGGGACGGGCCCGGCCGGGAACCGGGGCACCTTCGAGAACGCGGGTGCCTTCGAAGGCACGGGCACGGTCACGGGTACGGATGCCGCGTCCGAAGGGAGCGCCGGTCGTGCGTGACACGCTGCTCATCCTCCTGTTCGCCTTCCTCGGCGCGGCCTCGGCCGGGCTGCTCGGACTCGGCGCGCTGTGGCTGCTGCGCCGCCGTTCGCTCACCGCCTCCGTGGCTGTCGTCGCCGCCGTCGCCGTCGGGGCGATGCTCGCCGGCACCCTCGTGGTGGCCCAGGCCATGTTCCTGTCCGCGCACGACCTCTCCGTCGTCACCACGGTCGTCGCGATGGCCGCCGTCGTCTCCCTGGCCACCGCCCTGCTGCTGGGCCGCTGGGTGGTCGCCCGCAGCCGTGAACTCGCCCTCGCAGCACGCTCGTTCGGCGACGGTGGCGACTTCGCCGCACCCGCGAGCCCGGGCACGGCCGAGCTCGCCGAGGTCAGCCGCGAACTCGCCGCCACCAGCGCGAAACTCGCCCGCTCGCGGGAACGGGAGCGGGCCCTGGAGTCCTCCCGCCGCGAACTCGTCGCCTGGATCTCGCACGACCTGCGCACCCCGCTCGCCGGACTGCGCGCCATGGCCGAGGCACTGGAGGACGGGGTGGTCGCCGACCCCGACCGCTATCTGCGGCAGATCCGCACCGAGGTGGAGCGCCTCAACGGCATGGTGGGAGACCTCTTCGAACTCTCCCGCATTCACGCGGGCGCGCTGGCGCTGTCGCCGTCGCGGATGTCGGTGTACGACCTCGTCGGCGACGCCCTCGCCGGGGCGGATCCGCTCGCCCGTGAGCACGGGGTACGGCTCGTGGGGGACCGCATCGAGGCGGTGCCGGTGGAGGTCGACGGCAAGGAGATGAGCCGTGTCCTGGGCAATCTGCTCGTCAACGCGATCCGGCGGACACCGGCGGACGGAACGGTCGCGGTGGCGGCGGAACGGTCGGGGGACGGGGTGGTGCTGTCGGTCACGGACGCGTGCGGGGGAATTCCGGAGGAGGAACTGCCGCGCGTGTTCGACACGGGATGGCGCGGGACCGACGCGCGGACACCTCCGGCGGGCGCCGGGCTGGGCCTCGCCATCGTCCGGGGCATCGTGGAGGCGCATCGGGGCAGGGCGGAGGTGCGGAACGTGGTGGGCGGCTGCCGGTTCGAGGTGACGTTGCCGGTGGTGGGCGTCTAGGGCCCGCCCCGGCCCCCGCCTGCCTCCCGGCGCGCCCCTCGACCGGCCCCGGCGGGCGTGCGCCCCGACAGGCCGCGGCCCCCGGGCGCCGGTACGAACTCCCGCGCTCCTGCGGGCGCCCGTGCGAACTCCCGCACTCCTTCACGCCCGTGCGAACTCCCGCACTCCCTCCTCGAACGTGACCTCCGGCTTCCAGCCGAGTTCCGCCCGCAGCCGGGCCGAGTCCGCCGTGATGTGGCGGACGTCGCCCAGCCGGTACTCGCCGGTCACCGTCGGCCTCGGGCCTCCGCAGGCCGTGGCCAGGGCCTCGGCCAGGTCGGCGATCGTGCGCGGGGTGCCGCTGCCGGTGTTGTACGCGGTGAGCGCGCCCCCGGGCGCGTCCGCCTCCAGGGCCGCCGCGTTGGCCGCCGCCACGTCGCGGACGTGGACGAAGTCGCGGCGCTGGCCGCCGTCCTCGAAGACGCGGGGGGCCTCGCCGCGGGCCAGCGCCGAGCGGAAGAAGGAGGCGACGCCCGCGTACGGGGTGTCGCGGGGCATCCGGGGGCCGTACACGTTGTGGTAGCGCAGCGACACCGCCGAACCCCCGGTCGCACGCGCCCACGCGGCGGCCAGGTGCTCCTGGGCCAGTTTGGTCGTGGCGTAGACGTTGCGGGGGTCCACGGGGGCGTCCTCGCCGACCAGTCCCGGGGCGAGGGCCGCGCCGCAGCGCGGGCAGGGCGGCTCGAAGCGACCGGCGTCGAGATCGGCCGGCGTCCGCGGCCCCGGCCGCACCGCCCCGTGCCGCGCGCAGGCGTACGCGCCCTCGCCGTAGACCACCATCGAGCCCGCCAGTACCAGCCGTCGCACGCCCGCCTCGGCCATGGCCGCGAGCAGCACGGCGGTGCCGAGGTCGTTGCGGGAGACGTACTCCGGCGCGTCCGCGAAGCCGGTGCCGAGCCCGACCATCGCCGCCTGGTGGCAGACGGCGTCCACCCCGCGCAGCCGGGCGGCGACCGCCTCGGGGTCCCGCACGTCGGCGCCGTCCTCACGCATGTCCAGGGTGACGCTCTCGTGGCCGCGCGAGGCGAGCGCCTCGACGACATGGGACCCGATGAACCCGGCCGAGCCGGTGACCAGTACGCGCATGCCGACCACGGTAGGGCGGGCGGGGCCCGGCGTCGGCACCGTCCGCCCGCACGTCACCGCTCCGTAAGACCTCGCCCCGCCGAACGGCTGAGGGATCCGAAGACGCCGGGCGTTCACGGAGTCCTGGAGCGCGCCGGCAGTACGGACGCCGCCGCCCGCTGCGTCACCGGCAACGAACGCGGGTGATTCGATCCCTTCGCCGCGCGGTACGACATGTGCCGTGCAGACATTTCTTCCGTATCCGGACTTCACCGAGTCGGCCCGTGTCCTGGACCGCCGCCGGTTGGGCAAACAGCGCGTCGAGGCGCTCCAGGTGCTGCGCGGGCTGACCGTGCCGGGCTACGGCTGGCGCCGGCATCCGGCGGTGCGGATGTGGACGGGGTACGAGGAGGCCCTCGTCCGCTACGGGCTGCAGATGTGCCACGTCTGGCGCGACCTGGGCCACCAGGACAGCTGCGCGGCCACCATGGTCGCCGACCTCGCCGCCCACCGCCCCGGGACGCGGGTGCGGGAGCAGGCGGAACTGGCCGACGCCGGTGAACTGCCGCCCTGGCTCGGCGTTGACGAGCTGCACATCAGCCACCGCTCCGCCCTGGTCCGCAAGGACCCCGACTTCTACGCCTCGCACTTCCCCGGCGTTCCGGACGATCTGCCGTACTTCTGGCCCGGATCGGACCGCGGCGCGGAGTGAACCGTGGTCCCGCGTGCCACCCGGACGGCGTAGCTCGGCCCCTGTCATGCTGACGCCATGCCGATGCCCCCGCAGCTCCCGCCCGCTCCCGGGCCCGTCATCCCGGGGCCCGTCCCTCCCGAGCCCGTCCCTCCCGAGCCCGTCACCCCCGACGCGCCCGCCGCCCTGAAGTGGCCGTTGCTCACGCAGGAGTGGCTGGACCTCACCTTCGTCCACTGGGCGTTCGACCCGGACGCCGTCGCCCCGCTGCTGCCCGCCGGGACAGTGCCGGACGTGTACGAGGGGCGGACGTACGTCGGCCTGGTGGCGTTCCGCATGCACCGGGTCGGCTGGCTGCGCTCGCCCGGAGTGCCCTACCTCGGCTCGTTCCCGGAGACCAACGTGCGCCTTTACTCGGTCGACGCGCACGGACGGCGCGGGGTGGTGTTCCGCTCCATGGACGCCTCCCGGCTGCTCCCCGTCCTGATGGGCCGGGCGCTGTTCCGGCTGCCGTACATGTGGTCCCGGCTGGCCGTGCACCACAAGGGTGACCTGGTCGGCTACACCAGCGCCCGGCGCCGCCCCGGCCCCCGGGGCGCGTACTGCAGGCTGGTGGTGCGGCGCGGCGAGGCGATCGCCGAGCCGACGGGTCTGGAGCACTTCCTGACGGCCCGGTGGGGGATGCACAATGCCTTCTTCGGCGACACCGGCTTCCTGCCCAACGCGCATCCGCGCTGGCCGCTGCACCGCGCCGAACTGGTGGCCTGCGAGGAGAACCTGCTGGCGGCGGCCGGCCTGCCCGGCGAACCGGGGGAGCCGGTCAGCGTGCTGTACTCGCCCGGTGTGCCGGTGGAACTGGGCCGCCCCGCCCGCCCGGCGGGCATCCCGACACCTTGACGAGACGTCAGCGTCCGGCGGCCCGCAGGCCCGTCAACACCCGGTCCGGGGTGAGCGGCAGCTCGCGGAAGCGCACGCCGGTGGCATGGTGGACGGCGTTGCCGACGGCCGCCGCCGAGCCGACGATGCCGATCTCACCGATCCCCTTGCTGCCCATCGGGTTGGTGTGCGGGTCGTCCTCGTCCAGCCAGTACGCCTCGACGTCCGGCACGTCGGCGTGGGAGGGCACGTGGTACGACGCCAGGTCCGACTCGGCGAAGTCGCCGAACCCGGGGTCCGTCGTGCTGCCCTCGGTCAGCGCCATGCCCATCCCCATCGTCATGCCACCGATGAACTGCGAGCGCGCCGTGCGGGAGTTGAGGATGCGGCCGGCGGCGAACACCCCGAGCAGCCGGCGCACCCGGGTCTCCCCGGTGACCGTGTCCACGGCGACCTCGGCGAAGTGCGCGCCGAACGCGTGCCGCGCGTAGGGGCTCTCGGCGTCGGCCGATCCCGTGGTGTCGGCCAGTGCCCTCAGCCCGCCCTCCGGAACGCGGCCGTCGTGCTCGGCGAGCCGGGCCGCCAGCTCGGTGCACGCCTGGTGCACCGCCCAGCCCCACGAGGAGCTGCCGGCGGAGCCGCCGGCCAGCGGGGCGGGCGGCAGTTCCGTGCTGCCGACCTCGCTGTGCACCCGGTCCAGCGGCGCCCCGAGCGCGTCGGCGGCGACCTGCGCCAGGATCGTACGGGCGCCGGTGCCGATGTCGGTGGCGTTGATCCGCACCACGAAGGTGCCGTCGGGCCGGGCCTCGGCACTCGCGGCGGAGGGCCGCACCAGCACGGGATAGGTGGCGGCGGCCACGCCCGTGCCCACCAGCAGGGGGCCCTCGCGGCGGGCGCCGGGGCGCGGGTCGCGCCCGGACCAGCCGAAGCGGCGGGCCCCCTCGCGCAGGCACTCCACCAGGTGCCGGCTGCTGAACGGCCTTCCGCTGTCCGGCTCGGCGTCCGGCTCGTTGGCGATCCGCAGCTCGACCGGGTCCCGGTCCAGCGCCGTGGCGAGCTCGTCCATCGCGGACTCCAGCGCGAACATCCCGGGCGCCTCGCCGGGGGCGCGCATCCAGGACGGGGTGGGCACGTCGAGCGGGACGACCCGGTGCTCGGTGAGGCTGTGCGGCACCGCGTACATCACCCGGGCGGGCACCGCGGCCTGCTCCACGAACTCCTTGACGCGCGAGGTGTACGTCGTCACCTCGTGCAGCAGCCCGGTCAGCCGGCCGTCGGGCCCGCTGCCCAGCCGCAGCCGGTGCAGGGTGGGCGCCCGGTGGCCGGTGGTGGCGGGCAGCAGGCGCCGGGGGAGCGCGACGGTGACCGGGCGTCCCGTGTGCCGCGCGGCCATCACGGCCAGCACGACGTCCGGACGCGGGGTGCCCTTGGACCCGAAGCCGCCGCCCACGTGCTCGGCGGTGACGGTGATCCGGTCCTCCGGCAGCTCGAACAGCGCGGCCAGCGTGGCCCGTACGGTCGTGGCGCCCTGCGTGGACGCGTACACCCGCAGCCGGTCCCCGTCCCAGTGGGCGGTGGAGGAGTGCGGCTCCATCGGGTGGTTGTGCAGCGGCGGCACCCGGTAGGACACGTCCACCCGGGTGGCGGCCGAGGCGAACGCCGCCTCCGGGTCGCCCCGCAGGCGCCGGCCGGGGTACCCGCCGTTGGCCTGCTCGGGGGTGTACGCGGCCGGGTGGTCCGCGGTGAGCGTCACGTCGTGCTCCTCGGCCGCGTACTCCACCCGCACGGCGGCGGCGCCGGCCCGGGCCGCCTCCGGGCTCTCGCCGACGACGAGGGCGACGAACCAGCCGTGGTGCGGTACCCGGTCGTCCTGCAGCAGCTTCAGGGTCGGGTCGTCGGGCTCGGTCGTCCGGGGGGCGTCGTCCGGGGTCAGGACCGTGAGCACCCCCGGCAGTTCCAGGGCGGCCGAGGTGTCCAGGGAACGCACCCGGCCGCGCGCG carries:
- a CDS encoding MarR family winged helix-turn-helix transcriptional regulator yields the protein MDSPAHEVEYEQMLLSRHTFLNKGGGRRKDGVLERSAYILLSRIRVQGPMSIGELSDAFGLDASTLNRQTAAAMRAGLVERIPDPDGGMARKFRLTDKGGRLLDEEREGIVRALDQVMADWSDEDIAAFASYLKRFNTGIERIGGRPWPRP
- a CDS encoding molybdopterin-dependent oxidoreductase — its product is MARTSLLTRSPFAPSFWRSPVRGTRFTALLGVVLLGGITLLFVTGLLSYAAYNPNLAAVNDKTPDKGILGFYLFDWPTDPPWLYRLTQGIHVTLGVTLIPVLLAKLWSVVPKLFTLPPARSLAHALERLSLLLLVGGALFEFTTGVLNIQLDYVFPGSFYPLHFYGAWVFFAAFLTHAILRTPTALRNLRRMRDSADGVGKPAESAEVGGTGEPDELAASAPADPTVSRRGALGLVGGASLLLFATSAGRSFDGPLRRTALLAPHGGAEPGGGPGGFQINKTAAYAGISTAETDAEAWRLVVTGRTGTVRLTRAALRDMPLHSSALPIACVEGWSTSDQWWRGVRLRDLAALVGYEDPPDVFVESLQRHGSFRHAALRANQVVDPRSLLALDVNGEELTPDHGYPARVIVSAAPGVLNTKWVSRLTFGGVK
- a CDS encoding bifunctional 2-polyprenyl-6-hydroxyphenol methylase/3-demethylubiquinol 3-O-methyltransferase UbiG, with the protein product MTTARPANPPTATATVPAGTVAPTPRPARTLPSSYRGSPASWSADPYAEALRTGRGPLFLRRSDGWLLPLEVERWCAAADAADEKVLRRCEGPVLDVGCGPGRLVAALSARGGTALGIDVSEAAVARTLRLGGHALRRSVFEPLPDEGRWGTALLVDGNVGIGGDPVTLLTRMGELVRPGGLLLTETVPAADVDERAYVRLVREPYGAGGAAEPPGAPFPWARLGAPALLRYAARAGWRPAGQFSADGRRFVALRSRSSNSSALPPNRTAVISSQRPRNPSADSAVADR
- a CDS encoding DUF2064 domain-containing protein; its protein translation is MTPSPPSPTSPPTLLVIAKEPRPGRVKTRLTPPFTPEQAAALAEAALADTLHAVAAAPAARRVLVLDGRPGPWLPPGFEVVPQCAGGLDERLAAAFAQCRGPALLIGMDTPQVTPALLTVDLDDCDAYLGLAEDGGFWALGLAAPDPALVRGVPMSTARTGAVQRDRLLRAGLRVRALPPLRDVDTAADARAVAAAAPGSRFAAEFGRLTTGSGTDRPDRYRPDPDRPDPVAPADRRPARAAAAPRSVRGDAR
- a CDS encoding glycosyltransferase family 2 protein, whose protein sequence is MRAVTTPSSPSPAPDDPPPGAADVDFNVDVNVDVVLPCLNEAEALPWVLRRIPPGWRAVVVDNGSTDGSAEIAAAHGATVVREARRGFGAACHAGLVAATADIVCFCDCDASLDPSLLVPFVREVRAGGADLVLGRRRPQGPGAWPAHARAGNLALSRMLRRRTGLRLRDLGPLRAARREALLGLGLTDRRSGYPLQMVVRAADAGWRVAEHDVPYLPRTGVSKVTGTWRGTWQAVHDMRRVLAEPPARHAAEPAPAPETGHTPETGHVPETGHAAEAGRTAQEGTSR
- a CDS encoding response regulator transcription factor, encoding MRQPNESPAPEAAPPDATGARILVVDDDPTVSEVVSGYLDRAGYVVDRAEDGPAALVRAAAHRPDLVVLDLMLPGMDGLEVCRRLRERGPVPVVMLTARGDEDDRILGLEVGADDYVTKPFSPRELVLRVQSVLRRTRPGPQTRPLSAAGLVLDPAARRATKNGVELALTLREFDLLAFLLAHPRQVFGREELMREVWGWDFGDLSTVTVHVRRLRGKVEDDPARPLLIQTVWGVGYRFEPTGTTGTGPAGNRGTFENAGAFEGTGTVTGTDAASEGSAGRA
- a CDS encoding sensor histidine kinase KdpD codes for the protein MRDTLLILLFAFLGAASAGLLGLGALWLLRRRSLTASVAVVAAVAVGAMLAGTLVVAQAMFLSAHDLSVVTTVVAMAAVVSLATALLLGRWVVARSRELALAARSFGDGGDFAAPASPGTAELAEVSRELAATSAKLARSRERERALESSRRELVAWISHDLRTPLAGLRAMAEALEDGVVADPDRYLRQIRTEVERLNGMVGDLFELSRIHAGALALSPSRMSVYDLVGDALAGADPLAREHGVRLVGDRIEAVPVEVDGKEMSRVLGNLLVNAIRRTPADGTVAVAAERSGDGVVLSVTDACGGIPEEELPRVFDTGWRGTDARTPPAGAGLGLAIVRGIVEAHRGRAEVRNVVGGCRFEVTLPVVGV